In Lagenorhynchus albirostris chromosome 1, mLagAlb1.1, whole genome shotgun sequence, the sequence TTGATGCTCACTAACAACTGGTTATCTGGGTTTTCTCTGTGGGAAGCAAGGGTCAGCAGAAGAGAGCCCTTGAAATCCCAATGAGCTGCAGGAAACGATCGAGCCCTACTCCCCAGCCAAGAACAAAGCCATCACCCTGTGAACGTGAAAGGTTCTCAGACTTCTTAACTGGTTAACAGAAAAATTAACAGTGTAAAAGTGAACACAATCTGATAAACACAGATGAATTTAATCTAAATCATGCACACGGCAATGCCAAGAATAAATCCAAGCACACTTATACGTTTGCCAGTttgggaacacaattcaactcttccacaaagaaactaaaatacaTTTCTGAACACCAAGGTTTTTGTGATTAAAtcattatatgaaattctaggtCTGGAAGGAAGATAGACGGTCATTTTACAAAACAAGTTACtactaaatgaaattttaaatgtcgAATAGCTGTGTTGTGGGATGTCTAATGTTTCAAGTGTAATTTACCAAGCTGTGCTATTTCTTCTGAGTATGGATACTTCGTGCCTCATGCGCCTGCATGCATGTTACCAGAGTCAAAATATTCCAGGCACAAAGCTCTGGATGGCCACACCAGTAGGTGGTACATTCCTAAGTAGTCTCGGCTAAGGAAGACACCTGTTTCTTCTATTAATAGTTAGCTCCATTTTCAGGCCTTGCATGTGTCTGGATATACCCTTAGCATGGAGAGGAAGTACATGGCAAAGAGGAAAAGCTGACAAGgttattaaagaaataacaacTGTAGCTGGATTGGCAGAAATACAATTAAGTATCTATTATGAATGCCAGCCAAAGAATTTAGCTGAGAGAATGTGTAAGAGGTCTTTGACATTAATAAGTAAATCCTACACACTCTCCATAAAGCTAAATCTGCAGCTGACACCGGGGTCTCTTTGAGGTGACCTGGTGTTAGTGCAGGGTGGGCTCTGGGGAAAGACGGCCTGACTGCAGTTCCAGGTTCTGTCCAGTTTGGGCTGTGTGATCTTAATCAGCTTGTTAcctgacctctctgaacctcagtttctcatctgtaaagtaagggAGAATAACCAGACCTACTCTCATGTGAAAGCTATgtgtgagttaaaaaaaaaatggtagagggcttccctggtggcgcagtggttgagagtccgcctgctgatgcaggggacacgggtttgtgccccagtccgggaagatcccacatgccgcggagcggctgggcccgtgagccatggctgctgagcctgtgcgtctggagcctgtgctccacaacggaagaggccacaacagtgagaggcccacgtatcgtaaaaaaacccacaaaaaaacggTAGAAACAAGCACTGAAAACTTGCTCAGCAGACACTGAGCAACCGAAGAGCCATTTATCATCTGCTTTTCTCTTGTCCTGCTCTGAAACTGAAATTTGGAAGGTAAAATAGACCCTTCTCAGAATCCCGTGCACCTAGGGGCTCTCCTCTTTATTTCTAGCCAATGAAATGTGCAAGAACacgtgagaaagtgagagagggaACTGGAAGCGTATGTACGATAGGAGGCATCTCTATGCGGTGGGGCTGTGGGTAATTTTAATTCTTCCTCTTGCTTTGTACTTGTCCCCAGCTAGAATTTTTCAGAATAGATTGTACTTGGGtataatagagaaaaaacaaagttacaaaatagataaaagaaaactacatgtaaaagacttaGAAAATTCTGAACTCACACTCAgatttattttgctcacaaaGAAGCTAAAAATTATACGTATCACCTACTTCACAAAGTAAATACCAAGTACAAAATGAATCTTTATTTGTAATAAAGTCCTTCCATTATCagttaaaaaatgaatgtatcgggcttccctggtggcgcagtggttgagagtccgcctgccgatgcaggggacacaggttcgtgccccggtccgggaggatcccacgtgccgtggagcagctgggcccgtgagccatggctgctgagcctgcgcgtctggagcctgagcgtccggagcctgtgctccgcagcgggagacaccacaacagtgaggggcccgcgtaccgcaaaaaaaaaaaaaaaaaaaaaaaaaaaatgaatgtatctTTTAGACATTACCCTAAAACACATGAAGATGTACGGCCTGCTGATGAAACAGTTTCATGCCTGGAACTCTGACTGGAAAGCTTACTTAGCACATGCAGAGCACAAGCCCACATAAAATGCCACACAACATGTAACTTGGGAGAAATAGCTGaggaaaagttaattttttaaaagccccacAGTAATAAATGATATGTCCCCTAAGTGGTTGCGGTTTCTAGTGAAACATCTTACCTATTTTTCATTAGCCTCAGCTCTCGTTTGCGTGTTGCTTCCTCTGCTAGTTGCTGGGGACTGTGCAGGCTTCCCGGCGAGGCAGCCATCACTACTCCCTGTGGCAAAGCAGTAGTTGGAGCTCGGATCTGGTAAGTCGGCATGTCACCAGTGGTGGCtgcaatgaaacaaaatatcacATGTTATATAAACAACTTATGACttgatattttatgtaaaattgaCCTGGAATTAACATACTTTTTACATGTTTTAAGAGGTGAGCTTGCTAATGTTTAAGATGATTATTCTGAGCATTATAGAAATTTTAGGTATCAAAGATCCCTTCAGCATTTGGAACAATGATACTCAGCATGCTCTATACATTTAATTGAAAGGTTTTTATCAAAGGCTAAAGTAGACAGGCTTTTCAACTGATAGTTCATTTAGCCTAAAATCAGTGGTGTGCTGATAAATATTTAACCACCAGctctctaagggggaaaaaaaagccctgGTCCGTAGTGTTTATCATTCCTATGATGTAAATGCTttcaccatggccaatttcaagctaccgaTATGACTTCACTAAATGTAGAGTTGGAAAGACATACAACAATAAGTGGCACACCATACAGACAAAATAGAtgtaaataacctcaagagcatAGATACAATTATTAGAAATGATGagttttaagtatttattaatgttgcttttaatgtaatttgttaaatatatatgtatttatgtctttagtttttaATAATGTCTGTTTTTGCAACCAGTTCATAAAAATCCTGAAAACTTAATAACTGGCTCCAGCAAATGAGTGGGAGCTGGCCCTAGCACACCACTGCAAACATTTTAATTAAGAAGAACATCTCCATCCTCTGAATACCCCAGCTAAGAGATTTTCCTAAACCCTGCAGCATGCCTGAAACAGTTCCTGAATGTCTTTAAGTGCAAGTCTTATTAACAGGTGATGACTGTTACTGGTACTGGTACTGGAAGGAAGATACTAGCTTACTGTATTTTCAGCTTAAAAACAAGGACAAAATAAGAAACAGGAAAGCTCTACTTAAAACTGGTTTCTCTAGGGAAGgataatttttgtctttcttagaTTTCTTGGGATAATAATACATTTCtaagtattcattttttaaaacacattttctaatTATAGTATAATCACAGTTAAATGacagatttaaatatttatttagtattcaGAGCAAATACTAAAAGTCCCAAAGTGtaataatttaatttcaaaatttgtctATCTACTGCAATAAACACAGGTTCCTAGGAAGGACAGATGGATTTAAGTGATTAAACATGTTTCTACCACCAATGTGTCAACTTTGAGAACGTATGGTCCAGAATTAATTTGACGTTTTGATGAGATATTACAAAATACATGCTCTCTCAAAGCTAAATGCaagaaaaaggttaaaaaatcCTATAAAATCCTATAAAAATTGGTCTGATCTaaatcccaatcaaaatatgaAATGCATCACTGCTGTAtgtcattaaaatgtattataccTATTGagtaagaaacaaaattttaccCAAAGGGAGACACTTTTTTCACTTAAGTAGAATATTATCACTGAAAATAGCCAAGCAGTTTAAAATGTTAATCGAAAACTGATCTATGTGCTTCTTTTGGGTAAATGCCAGGTGTCTTCCCTCTAGGGCTCAAGAGTTaggtgaaagaataaaaatatggctttgggggcttccctggtggcgcagtggttgagaatccgcctgctgatgcaggggacacaggttcgtgccccggtccgggaagatcccacatgccgcagagcagctgggcccgtgagccatggccgctgagcctgtgctccgcaacgggagaggccacaacagtgagaggcccgcgtaacgcaaaaaaaaaaaaaaaaagggctttggGTGAAGATCACTCAATTCTTCATAAGGTttacaaaaatatcatttataaggTTCTTCCttctatatataatttaataaacaaTGGTGAATAAACAGTAACTGTGATATAATGATCACCAGCAGAATCTCTATTAATAAACTTGGGAAAATCCTAAATTTGTTTTCATGACTATTTAAAATACTGTACACACATATGTCTCATTAGGTGTCatagaaatttttgaaatattgaagtagataactttaaaaatcagttgtaaacttactaaagattttttttttaatattttaatcatattGCCAGAGGAGCTAGAACGGTGCATAGAACAACAtggttctctccttttctctttatccACATCAAGGGAAGGTGGCTATGGGATAATAAAGGTTAAACAATGGAACCCGCTGGAGGCAACAGAGGCTTTCTAAAATTGGAACAATGGCCAGCAACGAAGAAGAAGTCCATGTGTCATTATGCTGACATTTGCAGGCAGTAGGGATGCAGACCTCGGTCTAGGGTTGCTCTTGCCAAACACTGCTGACAAAGAGTGCAATACAATGAATAGAAAGGTACAGAGGGGTTTGCTGTGCTTGTTCGAGTTTTGTGTGTACTTTTTGTACTGTAAGTTAAAGCAGAATGCTTGAGTAACCATTTTTTCAAAAAACGAAAAAGTCGGGGTGGGCAGGAATACTTTGCAGGTGAAAAGTAAAGTTCATTCACTGGTCTTAAAACCAGAAATGGTTCTAAACTTGTGCCTATTTCCAAAAGCTGAAACTACCCTCCAAGGACCAAACTTGGCACCAGGAAGAACAATGGCACTTTCAAAAGAAgtattcttaaaacattttgagCAACAGCTCAGGAAAACATATCGCTTTAAAATGATAACTTGGAAAGGAATGATATATTTGGATGTATTAGTTCTGGATGTTAGCTAACAAACTGGGTTTTATTACAATTTTTCAGACATAGTGTATATTCATTTTATCTCCTTCAACAAAAATCAGTTTGCAGCTCATTAGTTCAAGCCAGAAACAGGAATTAGTATAAATTAGTAGGAATTTGTATAAATTTCTGTAATATCCCAACGAATCTATATGACAGTACTATTCTAATGGTCACTGAATAAGTATCAGTGGATGAATTCCATATATTCAAATATGATCACATTAGCAAGCATGTTAATAAGATATGGGCAAAGAGAATCTCTTGTTTTGAGGAAATCCAAATGtcaaaaagttttgtttttgaaacaagTTATCCAAAAGTTTTTATCTTAGCTTTAGTTTCCAGTGTTATGGATGCAGTGGTGATTTAAAGCAGGTTAGCTATTGAGGATCACAGAGAACCATACTACATTCTTCGATGACACATTCTGATCCCTGTACTCTTATGAAGGCCAATTCCTGTTCCATCTTAACTACTGAAAGtgtccaaattattttttatgctaGAATTTCACTgtataaattatttctgaaaataaatgggCCATCAGTGGGGGCTTCAAGCTCATGActgaagaagaataagaaaaagatatttatacattaattttattctaaGGCAGCAAACTTTAAAGGCAAgtctgggatatcttttttgcCCTAGACTCTAGCACAGTCCTCAGCATACAATGGGTGCTTTGTGAGTTTACATGTGCACCACAAAGTAAATTTTGAACTTCTCAAGGTTTTGCAAAAGCCCACTGCCATTCAGAATGTTTAAAATAAGCAATCTTATTATTATAAGACTATaattagctattgttattatagTTAAGTCTTTAACACTAAGCCATGGAAAGCCCGATAAGATGCCATATATTTATTCAAACTGACCTTTCTTGATAAAAGGCATTATTTCTTAAGTCCTCCCTTAAATATTACTTATCTACCCTGGCATTTTAGAAACAGAGGAGTTGTAATTACAGTGTGATTCCAACCATCTAACTCCTGAcatgaaaaaaaagtttaggtTTAGTGTCAATATTTCATGGGAAAGAAAATTCCTAGGACTCTCAACTCTGGTCAGTAACTTCATACCTCTCTTTGCAAGCTTTAAACACGGTACAGCAGAAAAAGCATGGGATTTGGAGTCTGGGTTCTAGTCCAGCTGTGCCACTTACCAGATatgtgacttggggcaagttcagtttcctcatctgtaaaatggggatacatgatctcatttaatactcacaataaACCCTATAATGTATGTCAAagtgtctagcacagtgcctggcacatggtaggcttTCATCAAATGTTagttcccttcctcttcccttccttaaGTTCTGAAAGACAATGTTCCAAATTATGCTTATACTGTATAATTAAAAGACATATAACAACCATATTTTCCCCTGGAGTTTCCCTTCTAACAAACCTAGGTAATAGAATGACTGAAACGTATGGCTCTTAttccttattttgtttaaaaaatatgccccttaaaaagcttttaaaatttctactatattttattatatccCTTTAGAGAATAAATCattaaaagataatataaaatgtcCTTTTTAATGTGCATAATCACCTAAAAGAGAACCTCGAAGATGGAGGATCACAAAGAAACACGATACAATCTCATCAGACTGgtaataagaaaactgaaaacctcACAAGTAAAAggtgtttgtttctttctaaccaagaaagaaacaagaaactcaGCCAAATGCCTATCTTGATAGCTTCCAAAGTGAAACAGCTTATCAACACCCCAAATGATGGTGATATTACTTGCTTATTGGTTTATTGAGATCTCTGAGCACATCAGCTGAATAGAAACATTTTTCTATGTGCAGCTCCTCCCTTCATATGTCATTTTGCTCTGCGTCACTAATCCCAAACACACTGAAGTAACACGCAATGGAGGTGACTTAGGAGCCGTACTTGTTAGCAGGGGCTTCTTTCCCTGGCTCCAGCGAACCAAGGACATCTTCACTTTTCCTTTTgatcctctcctccccaccaccacacCAGTACTCAAAATGCCCAAATCAGGCTTGTCCTCGCCTGGTGTCTCACACTGTCAAAAACTTTCCCTCCTCCATTGCTCCACTTTTTCCAGGAAAATGAAATCCTATATAAGTGTAACTAAGTACTGATCATTTTCAAATTTGCTACAATTACTATAACAGACAGACCATGTGGAATTAAGCcagtactattttttattttaagttacaCATATAAGGGACCTTCCTGAGTTGTTTATTAAGTGAAACTCTTAAAGTGACAAAAAAAAGTCTATGTAAAAAGATGAATTTATGAATATTGAAATTTAAAGTTCTCTATAATAGCAAATATATGCTCTATTGTCCTATGAGAGTAATAATAAATATTCTAGAAAAAATCCATTTTGACTACTTAACATGATGCTAACTTCATTTTGCATGTTTTATAAGCAGTGTGTAGTATGCTATTATAACTCATCTAACCGTAGCATTAACTTACCAATGTCAGGTGGATTTTGAGCAGCAATGTAATATGGTGTGAACAGAACCAGACAAGGAGTCTGAAAACCCAAACGGGTTCACCACTTGCTAGCTTTGTGAGCTAGGAGAGCCTTTACCCACTCCGATCCGATCCCTGTTCAGTTACATGCAAATGAGTGTAACAATATCTGCGCTAAGTGCCTCAGTGAGAATGCATGGAAAGTGCTTCTCCTCTCCGGTATTTAAACATGGTTTCTTCATTGAGGCTTGCCCTGATCCTTTAACCCATATTACTGCTTCCTGTGGGTCTCTCGTGATCTGACAGCTTCTTTGATAGCACTCACCccataagtgatttttttaattttaaagtttatgtaaATGCAAAGcatcatcataattattttattaggcAACGTATTCATATAGGCATATAAAACTGGACAAAGTGAAACAATTATCCTAaactatatttcattaaaaatttttcagaaacagTGAGGAAATAACACAGAGGCAATTTCAGTATACCTTCCACACAGGTTTGGAGTTTTATGGAAACTTAAGGTAGATGAGTGacttcttgttttcatttccaacATGATTATAACTTGCTTCGCTACCAACTTCAAGAAGCTGTTATAACTTGATCCAAAACATTCCTTTACGTGagaatttccaaataaaaaccTTTTCCAGCAGCCTCTTTTCACAAAGGTAAAGTGCATCCTTATTCACTAAgatactgttttccaaatttgaataagttgtaatatttgttttttaacaattCAGAAATCCAGGCTGAATACAATTCATCAGAGTTTTTTAGACTTGGAGACTAAAGGGTATGGAATTAGGCTCCTAAACATAATCAGCTTATGAACAAAGCCAAGAACtatttctaataaaactttaaactATACCCAACAGAATCAATAATATAATTCTATAAACCAAAGATATTCACTTTCACATTCGATTCCATGATCCTATAAGCAAATGCTCCTAAAACCTTTACCAGGCCAGTCATTATTTTGGAGCCTGAGTTTGGTCCAGATCAGCTTTTCAAACTATAAGTTGTAGACCATGAGTAATTCAGTAATTAATTTCATGGGTCAAgaatagcattaaaaaaagaatggaatagacAAGTATGAGTACATCACATAGAGTAAGGATAAGCACTATTTTTGAAActtgttttatataaatgtacttgttttatataaatttacacacacacacacacacacacacacacacacacacacacacaaggtctATGGCATCATGCTGTAAAATGTGGGTCATAGTCAAAAAGTTTGCAAGTCAAATATCTAGCTCAGTCCACTTGGTTGCAATCCACACGGGGAGGGGGCGGAACTGGGACTCCAAAGGTGGGCCCCAAAGCTGCTCTACTACACCTTGAAAAGGCCCCTTAAATCCTGTGCTCTTTGGGCTCCtcgaaaaagcaaataaaatatgcttttcattttcaaatagcaTTTTCAATAGAATTGATTCTGTGAGAACTGACCAGATTTCCAAAAATAATGATTTCCAAAGGCACAAAGAGGTCTTGCGaaaaaagtgacatttaaaaaatttcagcatTCTGAAAAATTTAAACTAGAATGGGTAAATCATGTATAAGCATTATGGgtaaaactgtgaaaaaaaatattttcaaggataGTGGTATGTTCACTCCGTAAACATAAAcgcataaaaatgttcatttattttcaagcaATGGTTaaacatttatgtaaatttttactttaaaatttaatatttaaatatattctgggTATTCTcgaatcatttttttttgttataattcTCTCTCATGTTTGGACATGAAAATTGGAATTAAAGGCTTAGTAAAGAAAGATataagggtgggagggagggagacacaagagggaagagatatggggacatatgtatatgtataactgattcactttgctataaagcagaaactaacacaccattgtacagcaattatactccaataaagatgtttaaaaaaaataaaaaagatataaaccaactaataatttttagaaaatacatgtATGCACAAAAATGCCTTTTGGTTCTAAGAATCATATGACATGCAGTATCTGAGATTATTTTAAGTCCATCTATATCTTACAATAAATCTGTTATGTGAGGGCTTCTGCATTCTATAGCCTCTCTAAAACCTCACGAAAACTTCtttgagaaaaacaatttaacaCAGGCTTTACTTGCTCAAGACAATGGAATGTTCCCATCCGGAAGAGAGCCGAGACCCACTAAGTGAAGAGATAAGGTGTGGTGAAGCTGTTTACAGTCACCCACTCTTCAGGAATTCAACTGCGAGCTTAGCACCAGGCTGGCACTCAACTGACGGTAACGAAGTCACCAGCATTACCTGTAACTGAGGGCACCACCCCCGGGAAGAACTGCAGGTGGGGCGGGTGGGTGCGGGTCGGCACTGAAAGATGCGCACTCCCCGGACCCGGCGCTAGCGGGCACTCCGGCCCCGCCAGGCGCCTGCGCAGGCCGCTCGGCCCCGTCAGGCACACACTTACCTAGAGCGGAACGTTAAGGCGAGGCTCACGGGACCTGCTAGGGGTCTACGGGCGCCGGCGGAGAGGGTGGCAGCCCCCACCTGCGTGCGGCCGGGCGGAAAGAACTGAGTCAATCACAGCGTGACTCGGGCTGACGTCAGCGTGCTGCCTGCCTGCAGTTTAACTTTCCACTGCCCGCCGCACCGATTCCAGGAAATGTAATGACGTCGGCCCTTTGAACCCGGTTAGCTGAGAAGCAGACCATTTTAAACAGGACGGAAGGAACGGCAGGCTCACAAACACCCCTGACGCGCTGTGTTTCCTATTCTGTCTTGCAGCTACATTTCAACACAGCAAGAAAATCGgaagcttacttttttttttttttttttttacaacttgaaCAGAATGTGTGTTTGACTTGCAGCTGCACTGGATCTGCAACAGGTTGCAGATGAATCAACAGCTTATTTTAGTAGAGCAAAtggagggggggggagggagagagagagagggagggagggagggagggagagggagggggagggggggagagagagagagagagagagagagagagagagagagagagagaaaggggaagcagCACAGTACTGAGCAAAGAAGCGGTTACACTCAGATGCCTTCACAGAGTGCCGAGTATATTCGGTTACAGATTAGAAGGAACGTCTTACTCCTCAGCTACTAGAAAGTTAATACTTTTTGAAACACTCAGAGGTtcctaaataatttttctaaacttcAAAAACAATCTTGCGGAATTTCAATCCCTCTTTAAAATTCTTACCTGTTTCGTCTCCAGTTACAGCCATGATGGGCTTCTGCATACAGAACTGTCTTGCTTCCCCTATCACAGGACCACATAAAGTGTTCCAAACCAGCAAGCATGTGCAGGGTAAGTAGGAGTACTGACATCACAGTGACCTCACTAGCTATCACTGCCATCAATTTGCTTTGTCACAGACGAGCTCACTGAAACCAAACCCTATAAAAACCCTTCCTGTAATAAATCATCTCAATgttcttgtttcttatttttacataaaaatcgaGTTGGGCTCTGGCAAAAAATACATCTCATTAGCATTAAAAGTTACATGGCTATTTCTTATGGGGctacttttaaattattgttcTGTCCAAGGTTTCTAAGTAACCAAAGTAGGCATAAagcttatatatttttcataactcATAGGAGAaaaaacacagatttaaaaacaacaactgaCAATCAACCCAGAAAAACGCTGTGAAACACACAGAAGTGTATTTCAGACACTTCTAAATTCACCAAGAAATACCCAGCCACCTTAGTTTACTTgacacatttttatttgctaCAATGACATAAAATCCAGCTGTTTATAAGATGACATAGAATTTGCTAATTTCACTTGAAGGGCATacatactgaaattttaaaaattcactgtgCCAAAAGCAGTAAGTATTATATAGCATTCCTCCATAAACATTATGGAACCACATGAATTTGCTGATATTTAACATTTGGGGGCCACAAAAACAATAATTTCATGTGGCTCAATCTAATGCACTATTTTGCTCAATTAAAATCCTTTGAAAgaattttgtgatttaaaaaaattcataaataaatcaCAGTTActattcataaaatttaaaaaatatatccagtTTCATTTGGATCACTTAATGAAGGTTCAGCACATGAAGAGCTGGATCACTATTGGAAATTTAACAATTACAAAGTTAGGCCAAAGAGTGGCACATGTTCAACAGTAAAACAGACCACAGCCCAGGGGAAAAAATGATCTGCATCTCTACTGCACAAAAAGAAGTGACATGTCACTGATCTTGTATCTTGATCAATGGGTTTACAAAGCCCATTCCCTGTATGATTAGGATCCAAACCATTCTTATGTCAGTGAAAGGGCATTCCACCACA encodes:
- the CREM gene encoding cAMP-responsive element modulator isoform X27, with translation MQKPIMAVTGDETATTGDMPTYQIRAPTTALPQGVVMAASPGSLHSPQQLAEEATRKRELRLMKNREAARECRRKKKEYVKCLENRVAVLENQNKTLIEELKALKDLYCRKAE
- the CREM gene encoding cAMP-responsive element modulator isoform X25, whose product is MQKPIMAVTGDETDEETELAPSHISATTGDMPTYQIRAPTTALPQGVVMAASPGSLHSPQQLAEEATRKRELRLMKNREAARECRRKKKEYVKCLENRVAVLENQNKTLIEELKALKDLYCRKAE
- the CREM gene encoding cAMP-responsive element modulator isoform X28, which produces MQKPIMAVTGDETATTGDMPTYQIRAPTTALPQGVVMAASPGSLHSPQQLAEEATRKRELRLMKNREAAKECRRRKKEYVKCLESRVAVLEVQNKKLIEELETLKDIYSPKTD
- the CREM gene encoding cAMP-responsive element modulator isoform X26: MQKPIMAVTGDETDEETELAPSHISATTGDMPTYQIRAPTTALPQGVVMAASPGSLHSPQQLAEEATRKRELRLMKNREAAKECRRRKKEYVKCLESRVAVLEVQNKKLIEELETLKDIYSPKTD